In a genomic window of Erigeron canadensis isolate Cc75 chromosome 5, C_canadensis_v1, whole genome shotgun sequence:
- the LOC122598956 gene encoding dentin sialophosphoprotein-like isoform X2 → MANTDAELEQQLKEAGKQLSRHSDSVAALLSLLDQIEKLLSKVDQSPKKSMLDALKPSMKALIQESLLKHSDVDVKVAVAACVSEITRITAPDAPYDDDQMRDIFQLIVSSFEDIADQASRSYIKRASILETVSKVRSCVIMLDLECDALIVEMFEHFLRSVRDYHHESIYPSMESIMVLVLEESEEIPVEMLKPLLASVKKDSEGVLPVARKLAEGVLLKSADKLKPYLMPAIVSLGDTLDKYTEVVASICEGKTATVEQNDEIASEANERKLEKESVDEAPQADESKLTTASSEHTKQVVKGDSAEEVDPTIDRSPKSVMSNGVNVLGNEEASVDQEPPKKPEDEDTNQQSLNKEDTDDSGADKELKPEEQTSENGGKKSDAVINSAEPSDSSHVEGDKEADKPSSEIEKDNDVKESESGAVIPSEIEKDNDVQVSSPKPVESKPASVTSPSQSNSLPDESRAKKAAQSKNKQVPQEDEIVSQSKSETPPDETRSKKGGQPKKDDTQEDASEETGDLDIKPQKRIGKKAVASKEVEPPPKDESEDDEAASDSDAEPQKRTEKKAFDAEEEVKAPPKAGSEDDDVVSDSDAEPQKRAGKKAVATKEVKTQPKDESEDDAPPKDESEDDKATSESDAEPQKQAGKKAVAAKEVKLPSKGELEDDEATSESDAEPQIPIGKKAAVAKGVKLPPKDDTEDDEATSESDAKPQKRTKKVAAAKDVKHPPKDESADDEATSESDAPPPRKTVSKSTKQPDKKSKLSGKKSDVVELNAKKQKQTGKKVTAKVEDSDSEAKPPKSSVKKGQKRKAAVEEEEESDSENKPLQLAAKKGKSKKQDDGRKRGSGKNATENDQAKAMSSDDEMDYSPKSAAKSAKGEGSSKEISTNSAKRKRSAVKEKVSDTIKYDKSLVGSKVKVWWPEDKTYYEGFIESFDAARKKHKVHYVDGEKETLNLRTEKWEFLNEYSVRDEEQNIEAESEEASPEIQKKKSKTDAAPSASQDKIKDSTKRTGGVPSSGKAKVPASKDNKSKDKSAAKSASQKSGGKSSDAATSSKSKKDEETPKAGTKTKQDTPKTVSKSKGKTPQTGSKSNANGPTKAKSNVKEHEDVKAPDSTKGKSTVTTKSGSKKRKHKS, encoded by the exons ATGGCGAATACGGATGCTGAGCTGGAACAACAGCTTAAAGAAGCAGGAAAACAATTATCTCGTCATTCAGATTCCGTTGCTGCACTCCTTTCTCTTCTTGat CAAATAGAGAAACTGCTATCGAAAGTTGACCAATCACCGAAAAAGTCAATGCTTGATGCACTCAAACCATCAATGAAGGCGTTGATTCAAGAAAGTCTTTTGAAGCATTCGGATGTGGATGTGAAGGTTGCAGTTGCTGCATGCGTCAGCGAAATTACGAGGATAACGGCTCCTGATGCGCCTTATGATGATGACCAAATGAGG GATATCTTTCAGTTAATTGTTTCTTCTTTTGAGGATATAGCTGACCAGGCTAGCCGGTCTTACATCAAGAGAGCGTCAATTCTTGAAACGGTTTCTAAAGTTAGATCGTGTGTCATCATGCTTGATCTTGAATGTGATGCTTTGATTGTGGAGATGTTTGAACATTTTCTACGATCAGTAAG GGACTATCATCATGAGTCCATATATCCGTCAATGGAAAGTATAATGGTGTTGGTTTTGGAAGAAAGTGAAGAGATTCCAGTTGAGATGCTTAAGCCGCTACTTGCTAGCGTTAAGAAAGATAGCGAG gGAGTTCTGCCCGTGGCTAGAAAGTTGGCAGAAGGAGTTCTTTTGAAGTCTGCAGATAAACTAAAGCCATATCTGATGCCTGCTATAGTATCTCTGGGTGATACTTTAGATAAGTACACCGAAGTTGTGGCTTCAATATGTGAAGGGAAAACTGCTACAGTTGAACAGAATGATGAAATTGCTTCCGAG GCCAATGAGAGAAAATTGGAGAAGGAGTCTGTGGATGAGGCACCGCAG GCTGATGAAAGCAAGTTAACCACAGCTTCATCAGAACATACGAAACAG GTGGTTAAAGGAGATTCTGCTGAAGAGGTAGATCCTACTATTGACAGATCTCCGAAGTCAGTAATGAGTAATGGAGTAAATGTGTTGGGTAATGAAGAAGCTTCAGTTGACCAAGAACCTCCAAAGAAGCCAGAGGACGAGGACACAAATCAGCAAAGCCTTAATAAGGAAGACACTGATGATTCAGGTGCTGACAAAGAATTGAAGCCAGAAGAACAGACCTCGGAAAATGGCGGAAAGAAATCAGATGCAGTAATAAATTCGGCTGAGCCTTCTGATTCTTCTCATGTTGAAGGTGACAAAGAAGCAGACAAGCCATCATCAGAAATTGAAAAGGATAATGATGTTAAAGAGTCTGAAAGTGGAGCAGTTATTCCGTCAGAAATTGAAAAAGATAATGATGTTCAGGTTTCTTCACCAAAACCGGTGGAAAGTAAGCCAGCAAGTGTTACTTCCCCGTCCCAAAGCAACAGCCTTCCAGATGAGAGTCGTGCCAAAAAGGCTGCTCAATCTAAAAATAAGCAGGTTCCTCAAGAAGATGAAATTGTTTCTCAATCTAAAAGCGAGACCCCTCCTGATGAAACCCGTTCGAAGAAAGGTGGCCAGCCCAAAAAGGATGACACTCAAGAGGATGCATCTGAAGAAACAGGTGATTTGGATATAAAGCCACAAAAACGAATTGGAAAGAAGGCAGTTGCTTCAAAGGAGGTTGAACCACCACCAAAAGATGAGTCGGAAGATGATGAAGCTGCTAGTGACTCGGATGCAGAGCCCCAAAAACGAACAGAAAAAAAAGCCTTTGATGCAGAGGAGGAGGTTAAAGCTCCTCCAAAAGCTGGCTCAGAAGATGATGACGTTGTGAGTGACTCGGATGCAGAGCCACAGAAACGAGCAGGAAAGAAGGCAGTTGCTACGAAGGAAGTTAAAACCCAACCAAAAGATGAGTCGGAAGATGACGCCCCACCAAAAGATGAGTCGGAAGATGATAAAGCCACTAGTGAATCGGATGCAGAGCCACAAAAACAAGCAGGAAAGAAGGCAGTTGCTGCAAAGGAAGTTAAATTACCATCAAAAGGCGAGTTGGAAGATGATGAAGCCACTAGTGAATCGGATGCAGAACCACAAATACCAATAGGAAAGAAGGCAGCTGTGGCAAAGGGTGTTAAACTCCCACCAAAAGATGATACGGAAGATGATGAAGCCACTAGTGAATCGGATGCAAAGCCACAAAAACGAACAAAGAAGGTAGCTGCTGCAAAGGATGTTAAACACCCACCAAAGGATGAGTCAGCAGACGATGAAGCTACTAGTGAATCTGATGCACCTCCTCCCAGAAAGACGGTTTCAAAGTCAACGAAACAACCGGATAAGAAGTCGAAGCTTTCTGGGAAGAAATCAGATGTGGTGGAATTAAATGCAAAGAAGCAAAAGCAGACCGGTAAGAAAGTGACCGCGAAAGTTGAAGATAGCGATTCGGAGGCTAAGCCTCCAAAATCGTCTGTCAAGAAGGGACAGAAAAGGAAAGCTGCCGTTGAGGAAGAGGAGGAAAGTGATTCTGAAAATAAACCACTTCAGCTGGCTGCAAAAAAAGGTAAATCAAAAAAGCAAGATGATGGAAGAAAACGTGGAAGTGGTAAGAATGCTACAGAGAATGATCAAGCAAAAGCTATGTCCAGCGATGAT GAGATGGATTATTCACCAAAGTCTGCAGCGAAATCAGCTAAAGGTGAGGGAAGCTCAAAAGAGATATCAACAAATAGTGCAAAACGGAAGCGTTCTGCAGTCAAAGAAAAA GTATCTGATACTATAAAATACGATAAAAGTCTGGTTGGTTCGAAGGTCAAAGTTTGGTGGCCTGAAGATAAAAC GTATTATGAAGGTTTCATTGAGTCATTTGATGCTGCGAGAAAGAAGCATAAG GTTCACTATGTGGACGGTGAGAAAGAGACTTTGAATTTAAGAACAGAAAAATGGGAGTTTTTGAACGAATATTCTGTGCGTGATgag GAGCAAAACATTGAAGCTGAAAGTGAAGAAGCTTCCCCGGAAAT ACAGAAGAAGAAATCAAAAACAGATGCTGCACCCTCTGCTTCACAAGATAAGATCAAAGATTCAACCAAGAG AACTGGTGGGGTCCCTTCATCTGGCAAGGCAAAAGTTCCGGCTTCAAAAGATAACAAATCCAAGGACAAATCGGCTGCAAAATCAGCTTCCCAAAAATCTGGTGGCAAGTCTAGTGATGCAGCGACCTCCTCTAAATCGAAGAAGGACGAAGAGACACCAAAAGCCGGTACCAAGACCAAGCAAGATACTCCAAAGACGGTGAGTAAGTCAAAGGGGAAAACCCCTCAAACTGGCAGCAAATCCAATGCCAATGGCCCCACTAAGGCAAAATCAAATGTGAAAGAACATGAGGATGTGAAAGCTCCCGATAGCACAAAAGGAAAATCAACAGTCACCACAAAGAGCGGATCAAAGAAACGAAAGCATAAGAGCTAG
- the LOC122598956 gene encoding dentin sialophosphoprotein-like isoform X1: MANTDAELEQQLKEAGKQLSRHSDSVAALLSLLDQIEKLLSKVDQSPKKSMLDALKPSMKALIQESLLKHSDVDVKVAVAACVSEITRITAPDAPYDDDQMRDIFQLIVSSFEDIADQASRSYIKRASILETVSKVRSCVIMLDLECDALIVEMFEHFLRSVRDYHHESIYPSMESIMVLVLEESEEIPVEMLKPLLASVKKDSEGVLPVARKLAEGVLLKSADKLKPYLMPAIVSLGDTLDKYTEVVASICEGKTATVEQNDEIASEVQPANERKLEKESVDEAPQADESKLTTASSEHTKQVVKGDSAEEVDPTIDRSPKSVMSNGVNVLGNEEASVDQEPPKKPEDEDTNQQSLNKEDTDDSGADKELKPEEQTSENGGKKSDAVINSAEPSDSSHVEGDKEADKPSSEIEKDNDVKESESGAVIPSEIEKDNDVQVSSPKPVESKPASVTSPSQSNSLPDESRAKKAAQSKNKQVPQEDEIVSQSKSETPPDETRSKKGGQPKKDDTQEDASEETGDLDIKPQKRIGKKAVASKEVEPPPKDESEDDEAASDSDAEPQKRTEKKAFDAEEEVKAPPKAGSEDDDVVSDSDAEPQKRAGKKAVATKEVKTQPKDESEDDAPPKDESEDDKATSESDAEPQKQAGKKAVAAKEVKLPSKGELEDDEATSESDAEPQIPIGKKAAVAKGVKLPPKDDTEDDEATSESDAKPQKRTKKVAAAKDVKHPPKDESADDEATSESDAPPPRKTVSKSTKQPDKKSKLSGKKSDVVELNAKKQKQTGKKVTAKVEDSDSEAKPPKSSVKKGQKRKAAVEEEEESDSENKPLQLAAKKGKSKKQDDGRKRGSGKNATENDQAKAMSSDDEMDYSPKSAAKSAKGEGSSKEISTNSAKRKRSAVKEKVSDTIKYDKSLVGSKVKVWWPEDKTYYEGFIESFDAARKKHKVHYVDGEKETLNLRTEKWEFLNEYSVRDEEQNIEAESEEASPEIQKKKSKTDAAPSASQDKIKDSTKRTGGVPSSGKAKVPASKDNKSKDKSAAKSASQKSGGKSSDAATSSKSKKDEETPKAGTKTKQDTPKTVSKSKGKTPQTGSKSNANGPTKAKSNVKEHEDVKAPDSTKGKSTVTTKSGSKKRKHKS; this comes from the exons ATGGCGAATACGGATGCTGAGCTGGAACAACAGCTTAAAGAAGCAGGAAAACAATTATCTCGTCATTCAGATTCCGTTGCTGCACTCCTTTCTCTTCTTGat CAAATAGAGAAACTGCTATCGAAAGTTGACCAATCACCGAAAAAGTCAATGCTTGATGCACTCAAACCATCAATGAAGGCGTTGATTCAAGAAAGTCTTTTGAAGCATTCGGATGTGGATGTGAAGGTTGCAGTTGCTGCATGCGTCAGCGAAATTACGAGGATAACGGCTCCTGATGCGCCTTATGATGATGACCAAATGAGG GATATCTTTCAGTTAATTGTTTCTTCTTTTGAGGATATAGCTGACCAGGCTAGCCGGTCTTACATCAAGAGAGCGTCAATTCTTGAAACGGTTTCTAAAGTTAGATCGTGTGTCATCATGCTTGATCTTGAATGTGATGCTTTGATTGTGGAGATGTTTGAACATTTTCTACGATCAGTAAG GGACTATCATCATGAGTCCATATATCCGTCAATGGAAAGTATAATGGTGTTGGTTTTGGAAGAAAGTGAAGAGATTCCAGTTGAGATGCTTAAGCCGCTACTTGCTAGCGTTAAGAAAGATAGCGAG gGAGTTCTGCCCGTGGCTAGAAAGTTGGCAGAAGGAGTTCTTTTGAAGTCTGCAGATAAACTAAAGCCATATCTGATGCCTGCTATAGTATCTCTGGGTGATACTTTAGATAAGTACACCGAAGTTGTGGCTTCAATATGTGAAGGGAAAACTGCTACAGTTGAACAGAATGATGAAATTGCTTCCGAGGTACAACCG GCCAATGAGAGAAAATTGGAGAAGGAGTCTGTGGATGAGGCACCGCAG GCTGATGAAAGCAAGTTAACCACAGCTTCATCAGAACATACGAAACAG GTGGTTAAAGGAGATTCTGCTGAAGAGGTAGATCCTACTATTGACAGATCTCCGAAGTCAGTAATGAGTAATGGAGTAAATGTGTTGGGTAATGAAGAAGCTTCAGTTGACCAAGAACCTCCAAAGAAGCCAGAGGACGAGGACACAAATCAGCAAAGCCTTAATAAGGAAGACACTGATGATTCAGGTGCTGACAAAGAATTGAAGCCAGAAGAACAGACCTCGGAAAATGGCGGAAAGAAATCAGATGCAGTAATAAATTCGGCTGAGCCTTCTGATTCTTCTCATGTTGAAGGTGACAAAGAAGCAGACAAGCCATCATCAGAAATTGAAAAGGATAATGATGTTAAAGAGTCTGAAAGTGGAGCAGTTATTCCGTCAGAAATTGAAAAAGATAATGATGTTCAGGTTTCTTCACCAAAACCGGTGGAAAGTAAGCCAGCAAGTGTTACTTCCCCGTCCCAAAGCAACAGCCTTCCAGATGAGAGTCGTGCCAAAAAGGCTGCTCAATCTAAAAATAAGCAGGTTCCTCAAGAAGATGAAATTGTTTCTCAATCTAAAAGCGAGACCCCTCCTGATGAAACCCGTTCGAAGAAAGGTGGCCAGCCCAAAAAGGATGACACTCAAGAGGATGCATCTGAAGAAACAGGTGATTTGGATATAAAGCCACAAAAACGAATTGGAAAGAAGGCAGTTGCTTCAAAGGAGGTTGAACCACCACCAAAAGATGAGTCGGAAGATGATGAAGCTGCTAGTGACTCGGATGCAGAGCCCCAAAAACGAACAGAAAAAAAAGCCTTTGATGCAGAGGAGGAGGTTAAAGCTCCTCCAAAAGCTGGCTCAGAAGATGATGACGTTGTGAGTGACTCGGATGCAGAGCCACAGAAACGAGCAGGAAAGAAGGCAGTTGCTACGAAGGAAGTTAAAACCCAACCAAAAGATGAGTCGGAAGATGACGCCCCACCAAAAGATGAGTCGGAAGATGATAAAGCCACTAGTGAATCGGATGCAGAGCCACAAAAACAAGCAGGAAAGAAGGCAGTTGCTGCAAAGGAAGTTAAATTACCATCAAAAGGCGAGTTGGAAGATGATGAAGCCACTAGTGAATCGGATGCAGAACCACAAATACCAATAGGAAAGAAGGCAGCTGTGGCAAAGGGTGTTAAACTCCCACCAAAAGATGATACGGAAGATGATGAAGCCACTAGTGAATCGGATGCAAAGCCACAAAAACGAACAAAGAAGGTAGCTGCTGCAAAGGATGTTAAACACCCACCAAAGGATGAGTCAGCAGACGATGAAGCTACTAGTGAATCTGATGCACCTCCTCCCAGAAAGACGGTTTCAAAGTCAACGAAACAACCGGATAAGAAGTCGAAGCTTTCTGGGAAGAAATCAGATGTGGTGGAATTAAATGCAAAGAAGCAAAAGCAGACCGGTAAGAAAGTGACCGCGAAAGTTGAAGATAGCGATTCGGAGGCTAAGCCTCCAAAATCGTCTGTCAAGAAGGGACAGAAAAGGAAAGCTGCCGTTGAGGAAGAGGAGGAAAGTGATTCTGAAAATAAACCACTTCAGCTGGCTGCAAAAAAAGGTAAATCAAAAAAGCAAGATGATGGAAGAAAACGTGGAAGTGGTAAGAATGCTACAGAGAATGATCAAGCAAAAGCTATGTCCAGCGATGAT GAGATGGATTATTCACCAAAGTCTGCAGCGAAATCAGCTAAAGGTGAGGGAAGCTCAAAAGAGATATCAACAAATAGTGCAAAACGGAAGCGTTCTGCAGTCAAAGAAAAA GTATCTGATACTATAAAATACGATAAAAGTCTGGTTGGTTCGAAGGTCAAAGTTTGGTGGCCTGAAGATAAAAC GTATTATGAAGGTTTCATTGAGTCATTTGATGCTGCGAGAAAGAAGCATAAG GTTCACTATGTGGACGGTGAGAAAGAGACTTTGAATTTAAGAACAGAAAAATGGGAGTTTTTGAACGAATATTCTGTGCGTGATgag GAGCAAAACATTGAAGCTGAAAGTGAAGAAGCTTCCCCGGAAAT ACAGAAGAAGAAATCAAAAACAGATGCTGCACCCTCTGCTTCACAAGATAAGATCAAAGATTCAACCAAGAG AACTGGTGGGGTCCCTTCATCTGGCAAGGCAAAAGTTCCGGCTTCAAAAGATAACAAATCCAAGGACAAATCGGCTGCAAAATCAGCTTCCCAAAAATCTGGTGGCAAGTCTAGTGATGCAGCGACCTCCTCTAAATCGAAGAAGGACGAAGAGACACCAAAAGCCGGTACCAAGACCAAGCAAGATACTCCAAAGACGGTGAGTAAGTCAAAGGGGAAAACCCCTCAAACTGGCAGCAAATCCAATGCCAATGGCCCCACTAAGGCAAAATCAAATGTGAAAGAACATGAGGATGTGAAAGCTCCCGATAGCACAAAAGGAAAATCAACAGTCACCACAAAGAGCGGATCAAAGAAACGAAAGCATAAGAGCTAG
- the LOC122601734 gene encoding uncharacterized protein LOC122601734, with amino-acid sequence MESYSHLFPHTLNPILFGVYSSCINGSIILCYDANDAEPQKLEVSCSSDLDAEPQKQKGKKVAAAKEVKLPPRNESEDDDGRKFGSGKNATENEQAKAMSSDDEVDYSQKSAAKSAKGEGSSKEIPMNSAKRKRFAVKDKVADTMKYDKSLVGSKVKVWWAEDKTYYEGFIESFDAARKKHKVHYVDGEKETLNLKTEKWEILKEYSVCDEANYAEPQKWEASCSSDSDAEPEKRTGKKAAAAKEVKLQPRYESEDNESDAPPLKMSVSKSMKQSDKKSKLSGKKIDVGGSNAKNPKQTGKKAKVGDSDSETNPMKLLFKKGQKSKRTTEEEEESDSEGTPLKLSARNGKSKKKDDGRKCRSGKNAAENDQAIAKSSDDEMDYSQKSAAKSAKGEGSSKEILVKSGKRKLSAVKDKYSQGSNTIKYDKSLVGSKVKVWWTEDKMYYEGFIESFDAAKKKHKWQTIEAESEEASPEIHKKMKSKTDVTPSASEDQIKDSAKRTGGVSSSGKTKGPTSKDNKSKDKSAAKSTSKKSTGKSSDAATSSKSKDEETPKAGSCALVPVIRKLGEGVLFKSEDKLNTCLIPAVISMGDMFDNYPKVEANKCKLVKESIYKAHQDYESNLTTTSSDHTGKVFKEGTCLEEVDSRSRLNLYVKEMMPIMIKQFEGACLGVDVTSNQELHLILKPQTSQRKKS; translated from the exons ATGGAATCTTATTCCCACTTGTTTCCACATACATTGAATCCCATATTATTTGGTGTATACA gctcgTGTATAAATGGTAGTATAATTTTGTGTTATGAT GCCAACGATGCAGAGCCACAAAAGCTGGAAGTTTCTTGTTCTAGTGACTTGGATGCAGagccacaaaaacaaaaagggaAGAAGGTAGCTGCTGCTAAGGAAGTTAAACTCCCACCAAGGAATGAGTCGGAAGACGATGATGGAAGAAAATTTGGAAGTGGTAAAAATGCTACAGAGAATGAGCAAGCAAAAGCAATGTCCAGCGATGAT GAGGTGGATTATTCACAGAAGTCTGCAGCAAAATCAGCTAAAGGTGAAGGCAGCTCAAAAGAGATACCAATGAATAGTGCAAAACGGAAGCGTTTTGCAGTCAAAGATAAA GTTGCTGATACTATGAAATATGATAAAAGCCTGGTTGGTTCAAAGGTCAAAGTTTGGTGGGCTGAAGATAAAAC GTATTATGAAGGTTTCATTGAGTCATTTGATGCTGCGAGAAAGAAGCATAAG GTTCACTATGTGGACGGTGAGAAAGAGACTTTGAATTTGAAAACAGAAAAATGggagattttgaaagaatattCTGTGTGTGATGAG GCCAACTATGCAGAACCACAAAAGTGGGAGGCTTCTTGTTCTAGTGACTCGGATGCAGAGCCAGAAAAACGAACAGGGAAGAAAGCAGCTGCTGCAAAGGAGGTTAAACTCCAACCAAGGTATGAGTCGGAAGATAATGAATCTGATGCACCTCCTCTGAAAATGTCGGTTTCAAAGTCAATGAAACAATCGGATAAGAAGTCAAAGCTTTCTGGGAAGAAAATAGATGTGGGGGGATCAAATGCAAAGAACCCAAAACAGACTGGTAAGAAAGCAAAAGTGGGAGATAGCGATTCGGAGACTAATCCAATGAAATTGTTATTTAAGAAGGGGCAAAAAAGCAAACGTACCACTGAGGAAGAGGAGGAAAGTGATTCTGAAGGTACACCACTTAAACTCTCTGCAAGAAATGGTAAGTCAAAGAAGAAAGATGATGGAAGAAAATGCAGAAGTGGTAAAAATGCTGCAGAGAATGATCAAGCAATAGCAAAGTCCAGCGATGAT GAGATGGATTATTCACAGAAGTCTGCAGCAAAATCTGCTAAAGGTGAGGGCAGCTCAAAAGAGATACTGGTAAAGAGTGGAAAACGAAAGCTTTCTGCAGTCAAAGATAAA TATTCGCAGGGATCCAACACtataaaatatgataaaagtCTGGTTGGTTCGAAGGTCAAAGTTTGGTGGACTGAAGATAAAAT GTATTATGAAGGTTTCATTGAGTCATTTGATGCTGCCAAAAAGAAGCATAAG TGGCAAACCATTGAAGCTGAAAGTGAAGAAGCTTCCCCTGAAAT ACACAAgaagatgaaatcaaaaacAGATGTTACACCCTCTGCTTCAGAAGATCAGATCAAAGATTCAGCCAAGAG AACTGGTGGGGTCTCTTCGTCCGGCAAGACAAAAGGTCCAACTTCAAAAGATAATAAGTCCAAGGACAAATCGGCTGCAAAATCAACTTCCAAGAAATCTACTGGCAAGTCTAGTGATGCAGCGACCTCCTCAAAATCTAAGGATGAAGAGACACCAAAAGCAG ggaGTTGTGCACTTGTGCCTGTAATTCGAAAGCTAGGTGAAGGAGTACTTTTTAAGTCTGAAGATAAACTAAACACTTGCCTTATCCCTGCTGTAATATCTATGGGTGATATGTTCGATAACTACCCTAAAGTCGAG GCCAACAAGTGTAAATTGGTTAAGGAATCTATATACAAGGCACATCAG GATTATGAGAGCAACCTTACCACAACATCATCAGACCACACAGGCAAG GTTTTTAAAGAAGGGACTTGTCTTGAAGAGGTGGATTCTCGTTCTCGCTTAAATCTATATGTTAAAGAGATGATGCCAATCATGATCAAGCAGTTTGAAGGGGCTTGTCTTGGTGTAGATGTGACGAGTAATCAAGAGCTTCACTTGATCTTGAAACCTCAAACAAGTCAGAGGAAGAAGTCATAA
- the LOC122601735 gene encoding secreted RxLR effector protein 161-like, translating into MKGIPYASAIGSIMYAMLCTRPDVSLALSLTSRYQQNPGEEHWIAVKSILKYLWRTKDMFLVYGGLEEELSIKCYTDASFQTDRDDSRSQSGYVFVMNGGAVDWKSSKQSTVAQSTTEAEYIAASEAAQEAVWIRKFVAELGVVPSIKSPMEMYCDNLSTIILAKESRVRKGSRHILRKFDYIREVIERNEINILKVHTDDNVADSFTKPMTHNKHDDHASSIGLRYATDLLQL; encoded by the coding sequence ATGAAAGGTATCCCATATGCTTCAGCTATAGGATCCATCATGTATGCCATGTTATGTACTAGACCTGATGTCTCGTTAGCCTTGAGTTTGACGagccgatatcaacagaatccaGGTGAAGAGCACTGGATTGCTGTTAAGAGCATTCTTAAGTATCTCTGGAGAACTAAAGATATGTTCTTGGTTTACGGTGGTTTGGAAGAAGAGTTGAGTATTAAATGTTATACGGATGCTAGTTTCCAAACTGATCGAGATGACTCTCGATCCCAATCTGGTTATGTCTTTGTCATGAATGGCGGGGCAGTTGATTGGAAAAGCTCAAAGCAGAGCACAGTTGCACAATCTACAACAGAAGCAGAATACATTGCTGCCTCAGAAGCTGCTCAGGAAGCTGTCTGGATTAGGAAATTTGTTGCTGAACTTGGGGTAGTACCCAGCATTAAATCTCCTATGGAAATGTACTGTGATAATTTAAGTACTATTATACTTGCGAAAGAATCACGTGTACGTAAAGGTAGTCGACACATTCTTCGAAAGTTTGACTACATTCGTGAAGTCATTGAGAGGAATGAGATTAATATTCTTAAGGTTCACACAGATGATAATGTGGCTGACTCGTTCACGAAGCCAATGACACACAATAAGCATGATGATCATGCTAGTAGTATTGGACTTCGCTATGCTACTGATCTTTTACAATTGTGA
- the LOC122599950 gene encoding uncharacterized protein LOC122599950, translating into MERIMVLVLEESDRISAEMIKPLLANVKKDNEGVLPVARKLAEGVLLKSADKLKPNLMPATVSLGDTSEEYTKVAASVCEGKTATVEHSDEVTSGVQQATECKLVKESKFKAHQADEIILTTTSSDHTGQVFKKGACLKEVDSTLDRSLKSVMINGVDGMGNQEASFDLETSNKSEEEVINQEGDKKHTEGSILDKESKPEDQASRKRGKEDDTVMNSTESVVGLADKRASAEISDGSAKKIRVSRVVRDSCLAPSPVTCSDATVEGRESDRTASGHLPLGDKDVMRNPSHQMFLPGASIPTAEERVRKMGRSGVVDQLQGIANESAALFSHAADSIHALELDHSELERQLNEFILRDKGYHEKISVLEREVSDLKSLGEQMKLNLEARVVDAERRALEAETKLAVAKRKMVEAEGTMKAALASFAL; encoded by the exons ATGGAACGTATAATGGTGTTGGTTCTGGAAGAAAGTGATCGGATTTCAGCTGAGATGATTAAACCGCTACTGGCTAATGTTAAGAAAGATAACGAG GGAGTTCTGCCAGTAGCTAGAAAGTTGGCGGAAGGAGTTCTCCTGAAATCTGCAGATAAACTAAAGCCGAATCTGATGCCTGCTACAGTATCTCTGGGTGATACTTCAGAAGAGTACACCAAAGTTGCGGCTTCAGTATGTGAAGGCAAAACTGCTACAGTTGAACACAGTGATGAAGTTACTTCCGGGGTACAACAG GCCACAGAGTGCAAATTGGTTAAGGAATCTAAATTCAAGGCACATCAG GCTGATGAGATCATCCTTACCACAACATCATCAGATCACACTGGCCAG GTTTTTAAAAAAGGGGCTTGTCTTAAAGAGGTAGATTCTACGTTAGATAGATCTCTAAAGTCGGTAATGATCAATGGAGTAGATGGGATGGGTAATCAAgaagcttcatttgatcttgAAACCTCAAACAAGTCGGAGGAAGAAGTCATAAATCAAGAAGGTGATAAGAAACACACAGAAGGTTCCATTTTGGATAAAGAATCAAAGCCAGAAGACCAGGCTTCCAGAAAGAGAGGAAAAGAAGATGATACTGTAATGAATTCAACCGAATCAGTGGTGGGTCTTGCTGACAAGAGGGCCAGTGCAGAAATTTCCGATGGAAGTGCGAAAAAGATCAGGGTATCTAGAGTAGTGAGGGATAGTTGTTTAGCTCCTTCCCCAGTCACATGCTCAGATGCCACTGTGGAGGGGAGAGAGTCTGACAGGACAGCATCTGGTCATTTACCCTTGGGTGATAAGGATGTCATGCGTAATCCATCTCACCAAATGTTTCTGCCTGGTGCTTCGATCCCTACTGCAGAAGAGAGGGTGAGGAAAATGGGCCGTTCAGGTGTTGTTGATCAGCTGCAGGGGATAGCTAATGAGTCTGCTGCTTTGTTTTCTCATGCTGCAGATTCTATTCATGCTTTGGAATTAGATCATTCGGAGCTGGAAAGGCAGCTAAATGAGTTTATCCTTCGTGATAAGGGGTATCATGAGAAGATTAGTGTATTGGAGAGGGAGGTGTCAGATTTGAAGTCCCTGGGTGAACAGATGAAGCTAAATTTGGAGGCGAGGGTTGTGGATGCCGAGAGAAGAGCTTTGGAGGCTGAGACAAAGCTTGCAGTGGCAAAGAGGAAAATGGTGGAGGCAGAGGGTACCATGAAGGCTGCTTTGGCCTcttttgctttataa